In Streptomyces sp. HUAS ZL42, the DNA window GGTTCCTCGCCGTCGACCTCACCGTCGCGCTCACCGGCATCCTGCTCACGCCCGTCGCCGACTCGCACCAGCGGATCACGGAGGGCGGTCCGACGCTTCCGTCGATATGGACCGCCGGTTCCGTCCTCGCCTTCGCCATCAAGGGCGGCTGGCGCTGGGCGGCGTTCGCCTCGACGGCCGTCGCCGTCGCCAACCTGGTCGAGCGCGGCACCCCGGCCCGCGACACCGTCCACAACGTGATCCTCGTCTGGGTCGCCTCCATCGCCATCGGGTACGTCGTCGAGGTCGCCCGCGCCTCCGAGCGCACCCTCGCCCGCGCCCTGGAGATCGAGGCCGCGACCCGGGAGCGGGAGCGGCTCGCCCGGGACATCCACGACAGCGTCCTGCAGGTGCTGGCCATGGTGCAGCGGCGCGGCGCGGTCATCGGCGGCGAGGCGGCCGAGCTGGGCCGGATGGCCGGCGAGCAGGAGGTGGCGCTGCGCACGCTGGTCTCCGGCGGGCTGGTGCCGGTCTCACGGGCGTCGGAGGACGTGGCCGAAGGGGCCGTCGTACGAGCGGTGGAGGAGCCGGACGACTCCGACGCTCCGGTCGATCTCCGCACGCTGCTCGCCCCGTACGCCGCCGCGAAGGTCAGCCTCGCCGAGCCCGGGGCCCCGGTGCCGCTGCCCCCGGCCGCCGCGAAGGAGCTGGCCGCGGCCGTCGGGGCCGCGCTGGACAACGTACGCAAGCACGCGGGGGAGCACGCGCGCGCGTGGATCCTCGTCGAGGACGAGCCCGACTCGGTGATCGTGACCGTGCGGGACGACGGGCCCGGCATCCCGGAGGGGCGGCTCGCGCAGGCCGAGGGCGAGGGGCGGCTCGGTGTGGCCCTCTCGATCCGGGGCCGGCTGCGTGACCTCGGCGGCAGCGCCGAGCTGGTCTCGACTCCCGGGCAGGGCACGGAGGTCGAGCTGACGGTGCCGAAGGACGCGAAGAAGACACGGGGGAAGGCAGGACGGCGATGAGTGACAAGGGCCCGATCAAGGTCATGGTGGTCGACGACCACCCCATGTGGCGCGACGCGGTCGCCCGCGACCTGGCCGAGTCCGGCTTCGAGGTGGTCGCCACCGCGGGCGACGGCGAACAGGCCGTGCGCCGCGCCAAGGCCGCGGTGCCCGACGTCCTCGTGCTCGACCTGAACCTGCCCGCCAAGCCCGGCGTGCAGGTCTGCAAGGAGGTGGTCGGCGCGAACCCGGCGCTGCGCGTGCTGGTGCTGTCGGCGAGCGGCGAACACGCCGACGTGCTCGAGGCGGTGAAGTCCGGCGCGACCGGCTACCTGCTGAAGTCGGCGTCCACGGAGGAACTGCTCGACGCGGTGCGCCGGACGGCCGTCGGCGACCCCGTCTTCACGCCGGGGCTCGCGGGCCTTGTCCTCGGTGAGTACCGGCGCCTCGCCTCCGATCCGGCGCCCGCCCCGGAGACCGGTTCGGAGGCGCCCCGCCTCACCGACCGCGAGACCGAGGTACTCCGGCTGGTCGCCAAGGGCCTGAGCTACAAGCAGATCGCCGAGCGTCTGGTCATCTCGCACCGCACGGTCCAGAACCACGTTCAGAACACCCTCGGCAAGCTGCAGTTGCACAACCGGGTGGAGCTGGTGCGGTACGCGATAGAGCGCGGGCTTGACGACGAGTAAACGAACCGCCTGACAATTCACCGGAATTGCCCTTCACGCCCATCCCTGTGTGAGCTGGATCACCATTAGCGTGGCCCTCAGCAGGCAACCGCGGCGAAGGGACATTTCCATGCGGGTCGGAGTACTGACCGGAGGCGGCGACTGCCCCGGGCTCAACGCCGTCATCCGGGGCGTCGTCCGCAAGGGCGTGCAGGAGTACGGCTATGACTTCGTCGGCTTCCGGGACGGCTGGCGAGGACCTCTCGAGAACGACAGCGTCCGCCTCGACATCCCCGCGGTGCGCGGCATCCTGCCCCGCGGCGGCACCATCCTGGGCTCCTCGCGCACCAACCCCCTGAAAGTCGAGGGCGGCATCCGGCGCATCAAGGAGAACCTGGCCAAGCAGGATGTCGAGGCGCTCATCGCGATCGGCGGCGAGGACACCCTCGGTGTCGCCGCACGCCTCACCGACGAGTACGGCGTGCCCGTCGTCGGCGTACCGAAGACCATCGACAACGACCTGTCCGCCACCGACTACACCTTCGGCTTCGACACCGCGGTCGGCATCGCGACGGAGGCCATCGACCGCCTGCACACCACCGCCGAGTCCCATATGCGCGTTCTGGTCTGCGAGGTGATGGGTCGTCACGCCGGGTGGATCGCCCTGCACTCCGGCCTCGCCGGCGGCGCCAACGTCATCCTCATCCCCGAGCAGCGCTTCGACCTCGACCAGGTGTGCGCCTGGATCACCTCTCGCTTCAAGGCCTCGTACGCGCCGATCGTGGTCGTCGCCGAGGGCGCCATGCCGAAGGACGGCGACATGGTGCTGAAGGACGAGTCGCTCGACTCCTTCGGGCATGTCCGGCTGTCCGGCGTGGGCGAGTGGCTCGCCAAGGAGATCGAGAAGCGCACCGGCAAGGAGGCCCGGACGACGGTGCTCGGGCACATCCAGCGCGGTGGCACCCCCAGCGCCTTCGACCGCTGGCTCGCCACCCGCTTCGGCCTGCACGCCATCGACTGCGTCCACGACGGCGAGTTCGGCAAGATGGTCGCCCTGCGCGGCACGGACATCGTGCGCGTCCCGATCGCGGAGGCCACGGCCAGGCTGAAGACGGTCGACCCGAAGCTGTACCAGGAGGTGGGGGTCTTCTTCGGCTGAGGAGATGCACCGGCGATGCGGGGTTGTCGGCCTTGTATTCTGCCCATAACCCCGCAGAACGGGAGCATTCATGGAGATCCTCGCCTTCGGCGTCCAGGCGGACGAGAAGCCCATGATCGAGCATGCCTTCCAGGGCCACCACGAGATCCGCTGCCTCGACGTCCTCCTCAACGAGGACACCGCACCGATCGCGGCCGGCTACGAGGTCGTCTCCTCCAGCGTCAACGCCGACCTGGGCCCCCGCGTCCTGGAGACCCTCGCCTCGGGCGGCACACGGATGATCGCCCAGCGCTCCACCGGCTTCAACAACATCGATCTCGGGGCCGCCGAGCGCCTCGGCATGACGGTCGCCCGCGTGTCGTCCTACTCGCCGTACTCGGTCGCCGAGTTCGCCTGGACCCTCGCCATGGCCGTCAACCGCCGTGTCGTCCGGGCCTCCACCCGCACCCGCGACTTCGACTT includes these proteins:
- the macS gene encoding MacS family sensor histidine kinase is translated as MAKRERVMRMSVEQPLWRALTAYRVLTMLYAVGLFATAYDEFARPGVAIGYYVVLFVWTLATLPRVANAAACTKRFLAVDLTVALTGILLTPVADSHQRITEGGPTLPSIWTAGSVLAFAIKGGWRWAAFASTAVAVANLVERGTPARDTVHNVILVWVASIAIGYVVEVARASERTLARALEIEAATRERERLARDIHDSVLQVLAMVQRRGAVIGGEAAELGRMAGEQEVALRTLVSGGLVPVSRASEDVAEGAVVRAVEEPDDSDAPVDLRTLLAPYAAAKVSLAEPGAPVPLPPAAAKELAAAVGAALDNVRKHAGEHARAWILVEDEPDSVIVTVRDDGPGIPEGRLAQAEGEGRLGVALSIRGRLRDLGGSAELVSTPGQGTEVELTVPKDAKKTRGKAGRR
- a CDS encoding response regulator — its product is MSDKGPIKVMVVDDHPMWRDAVARDLAESGFEVVATAGDGEQAVRRAKAAVPDVLVLDLNLPAKPGVQVCKEVVGANPALRVLVLSASGEHADVLEAVKSGATGYLLKSASTEELLDAVRRTAVGDPVFTPGLAGLVLGEYRRLASDPAPAPETGSEAPRLTDRETEVLRLVAKGLSYKQIAERLVISHRTVQNHVQNTLGKLQLHNRVELVRYAIERGLDDE
- a CDS encoding 6-phosphofructokinase → MRVGVLTGGGDCPGLNAVIRGVVRKGVQEYGYDFVGFRDGWRGPLENDSVRLDIPAVRGILPRGGTILGSSRTNPLKVEGGIRRIKENLAKQDVEALIAIGGEDTLGVAARLTDEYGVPVVGVPKTIDNDLSATDYTFGFDTAVGIATEAIDRLHTTAESHMRVLVCEVMGRHAGWIALHSGLAGGANVILIPEQRFDLDQVCAWITSRFKASYAPIVVVAEGAMPKDGDMVLKDESLDSFGHVRLSGVGEWLAKEIEKRTGKEARTTVLGHIQRGGTPSAFDRWLATRFGLHAIDCVHDGEFGKMVALRGTDIVRVPIAEATARLKTVDPKLYQEVGVFFG